The following coding sequences lie in one Mycobacterium sp. DL440 genomic window:
- a CDS encoding sirohydrochlorin chelatase — MTLVLTAHGSADPRSSANAQAIGGHLRRLLPDTEVRVAFCEQNAPNLTEVLPDVAPGAVVVPLLLGSAYHARIDIPELIANSGAVVTQADVLGDDPRLLQVVRERLTAVGVSRFDADLGVILAGVGSSHPAANARTAALSGALAEGTRWAGTQVAFATGQTPSLPEAVERLRRCGARRLVIAPWFLAHGRITDRVAEFACATGIPMAEPLGPHRLVAATVLDRYEEALAARSAGFAA; from the coding sequence ATGACGCTCGTTCTCACCGCACACGGCAGCGCAGACCCGCGTTCGTCGGCGAATGCGCAGGCCATCGGCGGGCATCTGCGCCGCCTACTGCCCGACACCGAGGTACGGGTGGCGTTCTGTGAACAGAACGCACCCAACCTCACCGAGGTGCTGCCGGACGTCGCGCCGGGCGCCGTGGTGGTGCCGCTGCTGCTGGGCAGCGCCTATCACGCCCGGATCGACATTCCCGAACTGATCGCCAATTCCGGCGCCGTGGTGACCCAGGCCGACGTGCTCGGCGACGACCCCCGACTGCTGCAGGTGGTGCGGGAGCGGCTGACCGCGGTGGGAGTGTCCCGATTCGACGCCGACCTCGGCGTGATCCTGGCCGGGGTGGGCTCATCGCATCCGGCCGCCAATGCGCGTACGGCCGCCCTGTCCGGCGCGTTGGCCGAAGGCACCCGCTGGGCCGGTACGCAGGTGGCGTTCGCCACAGGGCAGACCCCTTCCCTGCCGGAGGCCGTCGAGCGTTTGCGCCGATGCGGCGCCCGCCGCCTGGTGATCGCCCCCTGGTTCCTGGCACACGGTCGCATCACCGATCGGGTCGCTGAATTCGCCTGTGCCACAGGCATTCCAATGGCCGAACCACTCGGTCCGCACCGCCTGGTGGCGGCCACCGTGCTGGATCGCTACGAAGAGGCGCTGGCAGCGCGCAGCGCCGGCTTCGCCGCCTGA
- a CDS encoding sulfate/molybdate ABC transporter ATP-binding protein: protein MTDAIVVRGANKHYGDFAALDNIDFEVPSGSLTALLGPSGSGKSTLLRAIAGLDQPDTGTITINGRDVTGVPPQRRDIGFVFQHYAAFKHLTVRDNVAFGLKIRKRPKAEVKEKVDNLLEVVGLAGFQTRYPNQLSGGQRQRMALARALAVDPQVLLLDEPFGALDAKVRDDLRTWLRRLHDEVHVTTVLVTHDQAEALDVADRIAVLNKGRIEQVGSPTEVYDEPANAFVMSFLGAVSELNGILVRPHDIRVGRNPELAVAAGDGTAEATGVLRATIDRIVMLGFEVRVELTGAATHVPFTAQITRGDAEALGLQEGDTVYVRATRVPQIAGGVQIPVRDKESGGGAEKSSDEAVTVS from the coding sequence ATGACCGATGCGATCGTGGTTCGGGGCGCCAACAAGCATTACGGCGATTTTGCGGCGCTCGACAACATCGACTTCGAAGTGCCGTCCGGTTCGTTGACGGCACTGCTGGGCCCGAGTGGCTCGGGCAAGTCCACCCTGTTGCGCGCCATCGCGGGCCTGGATCAGCCTGATACCGGGACGATCACCATCAACGGACGCGACGTCACCGGGGTGCCCCCGCAGCGCCGCGACATCGGATTCGTATTCCAGCACTATGCGGCGTTCAAACACCTGACGGTCCGCGACAACGTGGCATTCGGCCTCAAGATCCGTAAGCGTCCCAAGGCCGAGGTCAAGGAGAAGGTCGACAACCTGCTGGAAGTGGTGGGGCTGGCCGGTTTTCAAACCCGCTATCCCAATCAGCTCTCCGGCGGTCAGCGTCAGCGGATGGCACTGGCACGGGCACTGGCGGTGGATCCGCAGGTGCTTCTGCTCGACGAACCGTTCGGGGCATTGGATGCCAAGGTGCGTGACGACCTGCGCACCTGGCTGCGCCGCCTGCACGACGAGGTGCACGTCACCACGGTGCTGGTGACGCACGACCAAGCCGAGGCGCTGGATGTGGCGGACCGCATCGCGGTGCTCAACAAGGGGCGGATCGAACAGGTGGGTTCGCCGACCGAGGTGTATGACGAGCCCGCCAACGCGTTCGTGATGTCGTTCCTCGGCGCGGTCTCCGAGCTCAACGGAATTCTGGTGCGTCCGCACGATATTCGGGTTGGACGCAATCCCGAGCTGGCAGTCGCTGCCGGCGATGGCACGGCCGAGGCCACCGGGGTGCTGCGGGCGACCATCGACCGGATCGTGATGCTGGGCTTCGAGGTTCGGGTCGAACTGACCGGCGCCGCAACCCATGTGCCGTTCACCGCGCAGATCACCCGCGGTGACGCCGAGGCGCTCGGGTTACAGGAGGGCGACACGGTCTATGTGCGGGCCACCCGGGTTCCGCAGATCGCCGGGGGAGTGCAGATTCCGGTGCGCGACAAGGAGTCGGGCGGCGGTGCTGAGAAGAGCAGTGACGAGGCCGTGACCGTCAGCTGA
- a CDS encoding nitrite/sulfite reductase, which translates to MTTPEAPAKADRPAKKPRDEGQWALGSRDPLNHNEQFKQEDDALNVRDRILNVYSRDGFASIAKDDLRGRFRWMGLYTQRTEGYDGTFTGDDNADLLEAEYFMMRVRTDGKAMSAQAVRTLGQISIDFARESADITDRENLQYHWLRIEDIPEVWRRLDEVGLQTMEACGDCPRGMLGSPLAGDSLVEVLDPTPALKEIEERYIGSPEFSNLPRKFKTAVSGLQDVAHEINDVSFIGVNHPEHGPGLDLWVGGGLSTNPMLAQRVGVWVPLEEVAEVWAGVIGIFRDYGYRRLRSKARLKFLVKDWGVEKFRKILEEEYLKRPLHDGPAPEQVPHTVDHVGVQKIRNGLNAVGVSAIAGRVSGTILTKVADLMEAAGSDRARLTAYQKLIILDVPDENLAKLREGLDALGLQSQPSHWRQNLMACTGIEYCKLSFADTRGRAQTLVPELEARLGDLNAELDVPVTVNINGCPNSCARIQVADIGFKGQMVDDGDGPEEGFQVHLGGSLGLDSGFGRKLRQHKVLATELGDYIERIVRNFVKQRDAGERFAQWAIRADEDDLR; encoded by the coding sequence GTGACAACCCCCGAGGCCCCAGCCAAGGCCGACCGGCCCGCCAAGAAACCCCGCGACGAGGGTCAATGGGCGCTGGGTAGCCGCGACCCGCTCAACCACAACGAGCAGTTCAAGCAGGAGGACGACGCACTCAACGTGCGGGACCGCATCCTCAACGTCTACTCGCGTGACGGCTTTGCCAGCATCGCCAAGGACGACCTGCGCGGCCGGTTCCGGTGGATGGGCCTCTACACCCAGCGCACCGAAGGTTACGACGGCACCTTCACCGGCGACGACAATGCCGACCTGCTCGAGGCCGAGTACTTCATGATGCGGGTGCGCACCGACGGTAAGGCGATGTCGGCCCAGGCCGTGCGCACCCTCGGACAGATCTCGATCGACTTCGCCCGCGAGAGCGCCGACATCACCGACCGGGAGAACCTGCAGTACCACTGGCTGCGCATCGAGGACATCCCCGAGGTGTGGCGCCGCCTCGACGAGGTCGGGCTGCAGACCATGGAGGCCTGCGGCGACTGCCCGCGCGGCATGCTGGGCTCGCCGCTGGCCGGCGATTCGCTGGTCGAGGTGCTGGACCCCACGCCCGCGCTCAAGGAGATCGAAGAGCGCTACATCGGCAGCCCGGAGTTCTCCAACCTGCCCCGCAAGTTCAAGACCGCCGTCTCCGGCCTGCAGGACGTCGCCCACGAGATCAACGACGTGTCGTTCATCGGGGTCAACCATCCCGAGCACGGCCCCGGCCTGGACCTGTGGGTCGGCGGCGGGTTGTCCACCAACCCGATGCTTGCCCAACGGGTCGGCGTGTGGGTGCCGCTGGAGGAAGTGGCCGAGGTGTGGGCCGGCGTGATCGGGATCTTCCGTGACTACGGCTACCGCCGGCTGCGTTCCAAGGCGCGGCTGAAGTTCCTGGTCAAGGACTGGGGCGTGGAGAAATTTAGGAAAATTCTCGAAGAGGAATACCTCAAGCGCCCCCTCCACGACGGCCCGGCTCCCGAGCAGGTGCCACACACCGTCGACCACGTCGGTGTGCAGAAGATCCGCAACGGCCTCAATGCTGTCGGTGTCTCGGCGATCGCCGGGCGGGTCTCGGGCACCATCCTGACCAAGGTCGCCGACCTGATGGAGGCCGCCGGCTCCGACCGCGCCCGCCTGACCGCGTACCAGAAGCTGATCATCCTCGACGTGCCCGATGAGAATCTGGCCAAGCTCAGGGAGGGCCTGGACGCGCTCGGCCTGCAGTCACAGCCGTCGCACTGGCGTCAGAACCTGATGGCCTGCACCGGCATCGAGTACTGCAAGCTGAGCTTCGCCGACACCCGTGGACGGGCCCAGACGCTGGTGCCCGAGCTGGAGGCACGGCTGGGCGACCTCAACGCCGAGCTCGACGTGCCCGTCACTGTGAACATCAACGGCTGCCCCAACTCGTGCGCCCGCATCCAGGTTGCCGACATCGGCTTCAAGGGCCAGATGGTCGACGACGGCGACGGCCCAGAGGAGGGCTTCCAGGTGCACCTGGGCGGCAGCCTGGGCCTCGACAGCGGCTTCGGCCGCAAGCTGCGTCAGCACAAGGTGCTGGCCACCGAGCTCGGCGACTACATCGAGCGGATCGTCCGCAATTTCGTGAAACAACGCGACGCCGGCGAGCGTTTCGCCCAGTGGGCCATTCGGGCCGACGAGGACGACTTGAGGTGA
- a CDS encoding phosphoadenylyl-sulfate reductase, translating into MTTLTETELIELAERGAAELADASAEELLRWTDKHFGGNYVVASNMQDAVLVEMAAKVRAGVDVLFLDTGYHFAETIGTRDAVEQVYGVNVVNTHPDNTVAQQDELHGKDLFARDAAACCRMRKVEPLGKALAGYTAWVTGIRRVEAPTRANAPLISWDSAFGLVKINPIAAWSDDEMQAYIEANDILVNPLVHEGYPSIGCAPCTAKPEAGADPRSGRWAGQSKTECGLHAS; encoded by the coding sequence GTGACCACATTGACTGAGACGGAACTGATCGAGCTCGCTGAGCGCGGTGCGGCCGAGCTGGCCGACGCCAGCGCGGAGGAGTTGCTGCGCTGGACCGACAAACACTTCGGTGGAAACTACGTCGTGGCGTCCAACATGCAGGACGCCGTCCTGGTCGAGATGGCGGCCAAGGTGCGCGCCGGCGTCGACGTGCTATTCCTCGACACCGGATACCACTTCGCCGAGACCATCGGCACCCGTGACGCCGTGGAGCAGGTGTACGGCGTGAACGTGGTCAACACCCATCCCGACAACACCGTTGCCCAGCAGGACGAGCTGCACGGCAAGGACCTCTTCGCCCGCGACGCCGCAGCCTGCTGCCGGATGCGCAAGGTCGAGCCGCTGGGCAAGGCGCTGGCCGGCTACACCGCCTGGGTCACCGGCATCCGTCGGGTGGAGGCGCCGACGCGCGCCAACGCACCGCTGATCAGCTGGGACAGCGCCTTCGGCCTGGTCAAGATCAACCCGATCGCAGCCTGGTCCGACGACGAGATGCAGGCCTACATCGAGGCCAACGACATCCTGGTCAATCCCCTTGTCCACGAAGGATATCCGTCCATCGGATGCGCGCCGTGCACCGCCAAACCGGAGGCCGGCGCCGATCCGCGCAGCGGCCGGTGGGCCGGTCAGTCCAAGACGGAGTGCGGGCTGCACGCCTCGTGA
- a CDS encoding sulfite exporter TauE/SafE family protein, which translates to MIALAVTLAVLVGVSLGLLGGGGSILTVPLLAYVAGMEVKQAIATSLVVVGVTSAVSTLSHARAGRVQWRSGLMFGAAGMVGAYLGGLLSYVVAGSVLLIAFTVVMVATGIAMIKGRTACAPTTRTMPIAKVLLMGLGVGVVTGAVGAGGGFLVVPALALLGGLPMPVAVGTSLLVIAMNSAAGLAGHLSTVPIDWTIAGAVTAAAVLGSLLGTRLTAHVDPDAVRRAFGWFVLLMAWLILGQEIHPAVGLIAAGLTVLAGLGHLSCAQLGWCPLRWLFGPPAATT; encoded by the coding sequence ATGATCGCGCTGGCTGTCACGCTGGCCGTCCTGGTCGGGGTGTCCCTCGGGCTCCTCGGCGGAGGCGGCTCGATCCTGACCGTTCCGCTGCTGGCCTATGTGGCCGGCATGGAGGTCAAGCAGGCGATCGCCACCTCGCTTGTGGTGGTCGGCGTGACCAGCGCGGTCAGCACCCTGTCCCATGCTCGCGCCGGCCGGGTGCAGTGGCGCAGCGGCCTGATGTTCGGAGCCGCCGGCATGGTCGGCGCGTACCTGGGCGGGCTGTTGAGCTATGTCGTCGCCGGATCGGTTCTGCTGATCGCCTTCACGGTCGTGATGGTGGCCACCGGAATCGCGATGATCAAGGGGCGCACCGCGTGCGCGCCGACGACAAGGACGATGCCGATCGCCAAGGTCCTGCTGATGGGACTGGGAGTCGGGGTGGTGACCGGCGCCGTCGGAGCCGGTGGCGGATTCCTCGTGGTGCCCGCGCTGGCCCTGCTGGGCGGCCTACCCATGCCTGTCGCGGTGGGAACCTCTCTGCTCGTGATCGCGATGAACTCGGCCGCGGGTCTGGCCGGCCATCTGAGCACCGTGCCGATCGACTGGACGATCGCCGGCGCGGTCACCGCCGCGGCTGTCCTCGGCAGCCTGCTGGGCACCCGCCTGACCGCGCACGTCGACCCCGACGCGGTACGCCGGGCTTTCGGCTGGTTCGTGTTGCTCATGGCGTGGCTGATCCTCGGCCAGGAAATCCACCCCGCCGTCGGGCTCATCGCGGCCGGTCTGACCGTGCTGGCCGGCCTCGGCCACCTGAGCTGCGCCCAGCTCGGATGGTGCCCGCTGCGCTGGCTTTTCGGCCCACCCGCTGCGACAACGTGA
- a CDS encoding rhodanese-like domain-containing protein: MKFIQYYLDCLSHASYLIGDESSGRAVVVDPQRDVSEYVADAEKFGLQITHVIETHFHADFLSGHLELAEATRATIVYSSVAKPEFDHMGVEDGQRIPLGEVVLEFRHTPGHTPESMSIVVYEHADDAVPYGVLTGDTLFIGDVGRPDLLASIGFTREELADKLYHSLHEMLLPLPDATRVFPAHGAGSACGKNLSTELSSTMGEQKQTNYALRAPDKRSFVELVTAGQPPAPGYFVYDAILNRKDRALLDEEATPEALDYRQATEAVANGAMLIDGRSPEDFALGHLRNALNIGLAGRYAEFAGSVVKPDADIVLVTAPGEEREGKNRLARIGFDRVLGYVEDPERTMFEHQDDVTVASRLTATAFGERATSVADLQIVDVRNPGETETGVIPGAVNIPVGQLPDRTGELDPTRPTVVYCAGGYRSSVAASLLRQRGFDDVSDILGGYGAWADSTHAA; encoded by the coding sequence ATGAAGTTCATCCAGTACTACCTGGACTGTCTGTCCCATGCGTCGTACCTGATCGGTGATGAGTCATCCGGGCGCGCCGTGGTTGTCGACCCGCAGCGCGACGTCTCCGAGTACGTCGCCGATGCGGAGAAGTTCGGCCTGCAGATCACCCACGTGATCGAGACCCACTTCCACGCCGACTTCCTGTCCGGCCACCTCGAACTGGCCGAGGCCACCCGTGCCACGATCGTGTACTCCTCGGTCGCCAAGCCGGAGTTCGATCACATGGGAGTCGAAGACGGCCAACGTATTCCACTCGGTGAGGTGGTACTGGAGTTCCGCCACACCCCCGGCCACACCCCGGAATCGATGAGCATCGTGGTCTACGAACACGCCGATGACGCCGTGCCCTATGGCGTTCTGACCGGCGACACCCTGTTCATCGGCGATGTCGGCCGACCCGACCTGCTGGCCTCGATCGGCTTCACCCGCGAGGAACTGGCCGACAAGCTCTACCACTCGCTGCACGAGATGCTGTTGCCGCTGCCCGATGCTACCCGCGTCTTCCCGGCCCACGGCGCTGGTTCGGCCTGCGGCAAGAACCTGTCCACCGAGCTGTCATCCACCATGGGTGAGCAGAAGCAGACCAACTACGCGCTGCGCGCACCCGACAAGCGGTCCTTCGTCGAATTGGTCACCGCAGGCCAGCCGCCGGCCCCGGGATACTTCGTCTACGACGCGATCCTCAACCGCAAGGACCGCGCTCTGCTGGACGAGGAGGCAACGCCGGAGGCGCTGGACTACCGTCAGGCCACCGAAGCCGTCGCCAACGGAGCCATGTTGATCGACGGCCGCAGTCCCGAGGATTTCGCCCTGGGCCATCTGCGCAACGCGCTCAACATCGGACTGGCCGGGCGTTACGCGGAATTCGCGGGATCGGTGGTCAAACCCGACGCAGACATCGTGCTGGTCACCGCCCCGGGCGAGGAACGGGAAGGCAAGAACCGGTTGGCCCGCATCGGGTTTGACCGGGTGCTGGGTTACGTCGAGGACCCGGAGCGGACGATGTTCGAACATCAAGACGATGTGACGGTCGCCTCACGGTTGACCGCCACCGCGTTCGGTGAGCGGGCCACTTCGGTCGCGGACCTGCAGATCGTCGACGTGCGCAACCCTGGCGAGACCGAGACGGGCGTGATCCCCGGCGCGGTCAACATCCCGGTGGGCCAGCTGCCGGACCGGACCGGCGAATTGGATCCGACCCGCCCGACCGTGGTCTACTGCGCCGGCGGCTACCGGTCATCGGTGGCGGCGAGCCTGCTGCGCCAGCGCGGCTTCGACGATGTCAGCGACATCCTGGGCGGCTACGGCGCCTGGGCGGACAGCACCCACGCCGCCTGA
- a CDS encoding metal-sensitive transcriptional regulator, whose product MICDEESIAAILNRLRRAQGQLSGVIAMIEQGRDCKDVVTQLAAVSRALDRAGFKIVATSLRECITGNSDETMDVAELEKLFLTLA is encoded by the coding sequence ATGATCTGCGACGAAGAATCGATCGCCGCCATCCTCAACCGCCTCCGGCGCGCACAGGGGCAGCTCTCGGGCGTCATTGCCATGATCGAGCAGGGCCGCGACTGCAAAGATGTCGTGACCCAACTCGCCGCGGTGTCCCGCGCCCTGGACCGCGCCGGATTCAAGATCGTCGCAACCAGTCTGCGCGAATGCATCACCGGCAACAGCGACGAAACCATGGACGTCGCCGAGCTGGAGAAGTTGTTCCTGACCCTGGCCTGA
- the cysW gene encoding sulfate ABC transporter permease subunit CysW, with amino-acid sequence MTLSPRMRYLLRFLALAYVAVLVVVPVGLILLRTFGPGVGAFFASVGTPAAISALNLSLLVVAIVVPLNVLFGVPTALVLARNRFRGKSALQAVVDLPFAVSPVVVGVALILLWGSAGLLGFVENDLGLKIIFGLPGIVLASIFVTVPFVIREVEPVLHEIGTDQEEAAATLGSTWWQTFWRITLPSIRWGLTYGIVLTIARTLGEFGAVIMVSSNLPGTSQTLTLLVADRYNRGTADSVYGAYAISTLLMAVAVIVLVVQVILDRRRIKAAQ; translated from the coding sequence ATGACGCTCTCACCGCGGATGCGCTACCTGTTGCGTTTTCTGGCGCTGGCCTATGTGGCGGTGCTGGTGGTGGTCCCGGTCGGGCTGATCCTCCTGCGTACCTTCGGTCCCGGCGTCGGGGCATTCTTCGCGTCGGTGGGGACCCCTGCGGCGATCTCGGCGCTGAATCTGTCGTTGTTGGTGGTTGCCATCGTGGTGCCGCTGAACGTGTTGTTCGGCGTTCCCACGGCGCTGGTACTGGCGCGCAACCGGTTTCGGGGCAAGAGCGCTCTGCAGGCCGTCGTCGACCTGCCGTTCGCGGTGTCGCCGGTGGTGGTGGGTGTCGCGTTGATCCTGCTCTGGGGTTCGGCGGGGTTGTTGGGCTTCGTCGAGAACGATCTCGGGCTGAAGATCATCTTCGGGCTCCCGGGCATCGTGCTGGCCAGCATCTTCGTCACGGTGCCGTTCGTGATCCGTGAGGTCGAACCGGTGTTGCACGAGATCGGCACCGATCAGGAGGAAGCCGCGGCGACACTGGGATCGACCTGGTGGCAGACGTTCTGGCGCATCACGCTGCCGTCCATCCGGTGGGGCCTGACCTACGGCATCGTGCTGACCATCGCCCGCACGCTCGGCGAGTTCGGCGCGGTGATCATGGTGTCGTCGAATCTGCCTGGCACGTCCCAGACCCTGACGCTGCTGGTGGCCGACCGCTACAACCGCGGCACCGCCGATTCGGTGTACGGCGCGTACGCCATCTCGACTTTGCTCATGGCGGTGGCCGTGATCGTCCTGGTTGTCCAGGTGATCCTCGACCGACGCCGAATCAAGGCCGCGCAGTAG
- a CDS encoding FAD/NAD(P)-binding oxidoreductase, which translates to MSTPLKHEVLIIGGGTAGVTVAARLLRKHYTDVAIIEPSDKHYYQPLWTLVGGGQATAAETERAEASVMPRGATWIKSAVTSVNPDANTVTCADGATYGYDVLVVAPGIQLDWERTEGLTDTLGKDGVSSNYRFDLAPRTWEFIRNTRSGTAVFTMPSGPIKCAGAPQKIAYLACDHWRRQGVLDNIDVHLVVPTPRIFGIPAIADNLDKVIADYGITLHTGSEVRSVDSASRKVTVTHGHEGAENTETTLPYDVLHAVPHQSAPDWIKTSPLSTSHVGGDVNGYVDIDKHTMQHVRYPNVFALGDAGSSPNSKTGAAIRKQAPAVVENIGAVRSGRPLPGSYDGYASCPIVTSSREMLLAEFDYDFTLKPSFPLLDPVAPHRPYWYLKKYGLPAMYWNVMLKGLA; encoded by the coding sequence ATGTCCACCCCACTCAAGCACGAGGTCCTGATCATCGGCGGCGGCACGGCCGGGGTCACCGTGGCGGCCCGCTTGCTGCGCAAGCACTACACCGACGTCGCGATCATCGAACCGTCCGACAAGCACTACTACCAGCCGTTGTGGACCCTGGTGGGCGGTGGGCAGGCGACGGCCGCCGAAACCGAACGTGCCGAAGCGTCCGTAATGCCGCGCGGCGCGACCTGGATCAAGAGTGCGGTGACGTCGGTCAACCCGGACGCCAACACGGTCACGTGTGCCGATGGCGCGACCTACGGGTACGACGTCCTGGTGGTGGCGCCGGGTATCCAACTCGACTGGGAACGCACCGAAGGCCTGACCGACACGCTCGGCAAGGACGGCGTCTCGTCGAACTACCGCTTCGACCTCGCCCCGCGCACATGGGAATTCATCCGCAACACCCGATCCGGCACCGCGGTGTTCACCATGCCGTCCGGGCCGATCAAGTGCGCCGGTGCACCCCAGAAGATCGCCTACCTGGCCTGCGACCACTGGCGGCGCCAGGGCGTGCTCGACAACATCGACGTCCACCTGGTGGTCCCGACACCGCGGATCTTCGGCATCCCCGCGATCGCCGACAACCTGGACAAGGTCATCGCCGACTACGGCATCACGCTGCACACCGGAAGTGAAGTCCGCTCGGTCGATTCGGCTTCGCGCAAGGTGACGGTGACCCATGGTCACGAGGGTGCGGAAAACACTGAGACGACGCTGCCCTACGATGTGTTGCACGCAGTGCCGCACCAGTCGGCACCGGACTGGATCAAGACCAGCCCGTTGTCTACCAGCCATGTCGGCGGAGATGTCAACGGTTACGTCGACATCGACAAGCACACGATGCAGCACGTGCGTTACCCGAACGTGTTCGCCCTCGGCGACGCGGGGTCGTCCCCGAACTCGAAAACCGGTGCGGCCATTCGCAAGCAGGCACCCGCGGTCGTCGAGAACATCGGTGCAGTGCGCAGCGGTCGCCCGCTTCCCGGGTCCTACGACGGTTATGCGTCCTGCCCGATCGTCACCTCCTCCCGCGAGATGCTGCTGGCCGAGTTCGACTACGACTTCACTCTCAAACCATCCTTCCCCCTACTGGATCCGGTCGCGCCGCACCGGCCCTACTGGTACCTCAAGAAGTACGGGCTGCCTGCCATGTATTGGAACGTGATGTTGAAGGGTCTGGCCTGA
- the cysT gene encoding sulfate ABC transporter permease subunit CysT, producing MTAATPTDAVQPAPAAPAPGDPTPGARRSRYGSTSLRVGAASIWLSVIVLLPLAAILWQAAGGGWNAFWLAVTSNAALESFRVTLTISAGVTVVNLFFGLLVAWVLTRDDFPGKRLVDSVIDLPFALPTIVASLVMLALYGPASPVGLHLQHTQWGVGIALLFVTLPFVVRSVQPVLLELDQETEEAAASLGASNWVIFVKVILPALLPALLSGAGLAFSRAIGEFGSVVLIGGAVPGETEVSSQWIRTLIENDDRTGAAAISIVLLVISFLVLFVLRAVGSRAAKREELSA from the coding sequence ATGACGGCAGCTACACCGACCGATGCAGTCCAGCCTGCTCCGGCCGCGCCGGCGCCGGGGGATCCCACCCCCGGCGCGCGGCGCAGTCGCTACGGCAGCACCTCGCTGCGCGTGGGTGCGGCCTCGATCTGGCTGAGCGTCATCGTGTTGCTGCCGTTGGCGGCGATCCTGTGGCAGGCGGCGGGCGGCGGGTGGAACGCCTTCTGGTTGGCGGTCACCTCGAATGCGGCGCTGGAATCGTTTCGGGTGACGCTGACCATCTCGGCCGGCGTGACCGTGGTGAACCTCTTCTTCGGCCTGCTGGTTGCCTGGGTGCTGACTCGCGACGACTTCCCGGGCAAGCGGCTGGTCGATTCCGTGATCGACCTTCCATTTGCATTGCCGACGATCGTGGCGAGCCTGGTGATGCTGGCGCTGTACGGTCCGGCCAGTCCGGTCGGCCTGCACCTGCAGCACACCCAATGGGGTGTCGGCATCGCACTGCTGTTCGTCACGTTGCCGTTCGTGGTGCGCTCGGTGCAACCGGTGCTGCTCGAGCTCGACCAGGAGACCGAGGAGGCGGCCGCCTCGCTGGGGGCCAGCAACTGGGTCATCTTCGTCAAGGTGATCCTGCCGGCGTTGTTGCCCGCGCTGCTGTCCGGGGCCGGGCTGGCGTTCTCCCGGGCGATCGGCGAGTTCGGATCGGTAGTGCTGATCGGTGGTGCGGTGCCGGGGGAGACCGAGGTGTCCTCGCAGTGGATCCGGACCCTGATCGAGAACGACGACAGAACTGGTGCGGCGGCGATCTCCATTGTGTTGCTGGTGATCTCGTTCCTGGTGCTGTTCGTGCTGCGGGCGGTTGGTTCGCGGGCGGCCAAACGTGAGGAGCTTTCGGCATGA
- a CDS encoding Ms4527A family Cys-rich leader peptide, with translation MSGVTAAHNSTTRIALVARRHVDFKRVCSCCCLP, from the coding sequence ATGTCGGGCGTGACTGCCGCCCACAACAGCACCACCCGCATTGCGCTGGTGGCTCGTCGGCATGTCGATTTCAAGCGCGTATGTAGCTGTTGCTGTCTGCCTTAA